One genomic window of Nakamurella panacisegetis includes the following:
- a CDS encoding HAD-IC family P-type ATPase, whose translation MFTRFNALLGALFVLVTITKSWADGLFGVVLVVNAAIGITQEYLAKRKLDRLALLNAPTTWVVRDGHLAQVRTAQVVIDDLIELRTGDQVAADGRLLSAAGLEVDESTLTGESDPVPMTAGDDVRSGTTVVAGSGHFIAAAVGANSYSHRILSEMRKFTRTTSEIQRSVNTLLRYITWIIVFALPLQIWSQTRAIGNQGWREVVIRSTGGLVGLVPEGLVLLTSVAFLLAAVRLSRQQVLVQELPAVEGLARVDVVCLDKTGTLTIGDITFEELLPLGDATADEVRPPLGALADDPNANGTLKAVARAVVAPPGWQREHTTAFNSARKWSAAEFTGRGTWLLGAPDVLLAPDDPIRDQVGRLTATGRRVVLLCHSRSPLRQSDLPADLHPRALVVLSERVRPDAAETLRYFRSQNVDIRIISGDNPATVAAIAQRVGLEFTDDGVIDARTISTDPDQLRDVVRHASIFGRVSPEQKRSLVQALQRNGHVVAMTGDGVNDALALKEADIGVAMGNGAQATKAVAQLVLLDGQFAHLPSVLAEGRRVIGNVERVANLFVAKNVMSLVAIVTAAAFSLPFPFLPRHLTLVSTLTIGIPAFFLALAPNRRRYEPGFLRRVLRFAVPCGFVAGSVVIVSYLLGRHRYGLANGSSCVILGGGPSPQEVACWQPGTGAAVALLATSFWILVVLARPFDWRKTLLIGSLAVIAATAFVLPSTRTLLNFDLPSGLLVQSLIVGVSGAGAVEVVLRLVSRQERD comes from the coding sequence GTGTTCACCCGGTTCAACGCCCTGCTCGGTGCGTTGTTCGTGCTCGTGACAATCACCAAATCGTGGGCCGACGGCCTGTTCGGAGTGGTGCTGGTGGTCAACGCCGCGATCGGCATCACCCAGGAGTACCTGGCCAAGCGGAAACTCGACCGCCTGGCACTCCTCAACGCGCCGACCACCTGGGTCGTGCGTGACGGCCACCTGGCCCAAGTACGGACAGCGCAGGTCGTGATCGACGACCTGATCGAACTGCGGACCGGCGATCAGGTGGCGGCGGACGGGCGTCTGCTCAGCGCTGCGGGTCTGGAGGTCGACGAGTCGACTCTGACCGGGGAATCCGATCCGGTCCCCATGACCGCGGGAGACGACGTCCGTTCCGGCACCACCGTGGTGGCCGGCAGCGGGCATTTCATCGCTGCGGCCGTCGGGGCGAACTCCTATTCGCACCGAATTCTCTCCGAGATGCGCAAATTCACCCGGACGACCTCCGAGATCCAGCGATCGGTGAACACACTCTTGCGGTACATCACCTGGATCATTGTGTTCGCGTTGCCCCTACAGATTTGGTCGCAAACGCGGGCCATCGGAAATCAGGGCTGGCGCGAGGTCGTCATCAGATCGACCGGCGGCCTCGTCGGCCTTGTGCCCGAAGGACTTGTACTGCTGACATCAGTTGCCTTCCTGCTGGCCGCCGTTCGCCTGAGCCGCCAACAAGTTCTCGTCCAAGAGCTGCCCGCCGTCGAAGGGTTGGCCAGAGTCGACGTGGTCTGCCTGGACAAGACCGGCACCCTGACCATCGGCGACATCACCTTCGAGGAGCTCCTGCCGCTTGGCGACGCCACGGCCGACGAGGTACGCCCCCCACTCGGCGCCCTGGCCGACGACCCCAATGCCAACGGCACGCTCAAGGCCGTCGCCCGGGCGGTGGTCGCGCCGCCGGGCTGGCAACGGGAGCACACCACCGCCTTCAACTCGGCCCGCAAATGGAGCGCGGCCGAGTTCACCGGAAGAGGAACCTGGCTGTTGGGAGCACCGGACGTGCTGCTCGCTCCGGACGATCCGATCCGCGATCAGGTCGGCCGACTCACCGCGACCGGCCGCCGGGTCGTGCTGCTGTGCCACTCTCGAAGTCCCTTGCGCCAGTCAGATCTCCCGGCTGACCTACACCCGAGGGCTCTGGTCGTACTGTCCGAGCGCGTGCGGCCGGATGCGGCCGAGACACTCCGGTATTTCAGATCGCAGAACGTCGATATCCGCATCATCTCCGGTGACAACCCGGCGACGGTCGCCGCGATCGCCCAGCGGGTCGGACTGGAATTCACCGACGACGGCGTGATCGACGCCCGGACGATCAGCACTGACCCGGATCAACTGCGCGACGTCGTCCGCCACGCCAGCATCTTCGGTCGGGTGTCACCGGAGCAGAAGCGGTCTCTGGTACAGGCGCTCCAACGCAACGGCCACGTCGTGGCGATGACCGGCGACGGCGTCAACGATGCCCTGGCCCTGAAGGAGGCGGACATCGGCGTGGCCATGGGAAACGGGGCGCAAGCAACCAAGGCAGTGGCGCAGCTGGTCCTCCTGGATGGCCAGTTCGCACACCTGCCATCGGTCCTGGCCGAGGGCCGGCGGGTGATCGGCAACGTCGAGCGGGTGGCCAACCTGTTTGTGGCCAAGAACGTGATGAGTCTGGTCGCCATAGTCACCGCGGCGGCGTTCTCCCTGCCGTTCCCCTTCCTCCCCCGCCATCTGACCCTGGTCTCCACCCTGACCATCGGGATCCCGGCATTCTTCCTGGCGTTGGCGCCCAACCGGAGGCGATACGAACCGGGGTTCCTGCGGCGCGTCCTGCGCTTTGCCGTGCCCTGCGGATTCGTCGCCGGGTCCGTCGTGATCGTCTCGTACCTGCTCGGGCGGCACAGGTACGGCCTCGCCAACGGGTCGAGCTGCGTCATACTCGGCGGCGGCCCAAGTCCGCAGGAGGTTGCCTGCTGGCAACCCGGAACCGGCGCCGCCGTGGCACTTCTGGCCACATCGTTCTGGATTCTGGTGGTGCTGGCCCGGCCGTTCGACTGGCGGAAGACGCTGCTGATCGGATCTCTGGCGGTCATCGCCGCCACCGCCTTCGTTCTGCCGAGCACTCGAACGCTGCTCAACTTCGACCTGCCCAGCGGTCTCCTGGTCCAATCCTTGATCGTCGGAGTCTCGGGCGCCGGCGCCGTAGAGGTTGTCCTTCGACTGGTGTCGCGCCAGGAACGCGACTGA
- a CDS encoding MmyB family transcriptional regulator, translating into MRCPRSASSRGWATTANTPGHGDTISAGVQFVRQTVDEITSHVPDALVLVTWDESGGYFDHVAPLVGGLLGNRPARSSDESEFRRSFVPLVRSVTPRAGRCGPVGGRPWPSPRNSTASVAIFSHRFPAGVPALNAARHMFLYERSRPFYPGGEAAAPESVSGTRCWPAGTQATAQLMAVVGELATRGSDFQIWWGGHAVRARSAGMKEIHHPVVGDMTLGYEMLTLASGSGHESEDLPALMPWFRRARPVTRLGD; encoded by the coding sequence ATGCGCTGCCCGCGGTCAGCTTCGTCAAGGGGCTGGGCTACCACAGCGAACACCCCCGGCCATGGCGACACCATCAGCGCGGGCGTGCAGTTCGTCCGTCAGACCGTCGACGAGATCACCAGCCACGTCCCCGATGCACTCGTCCTGGTCACCTGGGACGAGTCCGGGGGCTACTTCGACCACGTGGCCCCCCTCGTGGGTGGACTACTTGGGAACCGCCCGGCCAGATCTTCGGATGAGTCTGAATTCCGTCGCTCTTTCGTTCCGTTGGTTCGATCGGTGACACCTCGAGCTGGGCGCTGCGGACCGGTGGGCGGGAGACCCTGGCCTTCACCCCGGAACTCCACTGCGAGCGTGGCGATCTTCTCGCACCGGTTCCCGGCCGGCGTGCCCGCGTTGAACGCGGCTCGACATATGTTCCTGTACGAGCGTTCTCGGCCGTTCTATCCGGGCGGGGAAGCCGCGGCGCCGGAATCCGTGTCGGGGACGCGCTGTTGGCCGGCCGGGACCCAAGCGACCGCGCAATTGATGGCCGTCGTCGGCGAACTTGCCACCCGCGGGTCCGATTTCCAGATCTGGTGGGGTGGACACGCGGTCCGCGCACGCTCCGCCGGCATGAAGGAGATCCATCACCCGGTGGTCGGTGACATGACACTCGGGTACGAAATGCTAACCCTCGCATCGGGTTCCGGGCATGAGTCGGAGGATCTACCTGCACTGATGCCGTGGTTTCGGCGGGCGAGGCCGGTGACCCGTTTGGGTGATTAA
- a CDS encoding OmpL47-type beta-barrel domain-containing protein: MTAPAATAASVTSAAFSGGSGTFTAANGTVYAKQGGALTLTLSTDGNTQCVDVLDGNGNTIATQSASKGQSNWTFSGSAYPWLTAGTGSGVVQYTTKAWRNVNGQGKCVANQNETFGVQSAAYTLDNTAPSATGALSPAPNGAGWNKADVTVTWTGADTGGSGVRSVAPATDSVTADGITTRTTTVTDNVGNTATAAPVTVKLDETAPTITGSRTPTANANGWNNTDVTVSFAPSDATSGVKRSSDPTTLGTSAANQSVTGAVTDNADNTASTTVGGISIDEVAPTLSGKPTTDPNAAGWYHGDVIVAWTAADALSGTTNPANSTITGEGTALTASTTASDKAGNSTNAQSAAVKIDRTAPNTTVTAPPAWNKSDVTLTLVPNDGLSGVDKTYFQLDGGAQTAGTSVPVTAEGNHTLTFWSTDAAGNTEAAHTVSFGIDKTSPTIGHTESPAANVDGWNNGDVIVTFTCSDALSGVASCTGPQTVTTEGTAQAVTGTVKDNAGNTATDPAAVSIDKTKPIITVDPLPAPNANGWYGDDVTATYTASDALSGIKIQDKAHTFGEGAAQTDTATATDAAGNSGSVTTPAVNVDKTAPTITGTVLGTPNGKGWFTGDVTIHWTCADNLSGVVACPLDTVVKGEGSDLSASASVTDRAGHTTSVTVDGIKVDRTAPTTAATGVPAGWVNAPVTVGLKASDNLSDVDSTYYAVDGATTATKGDTVSVGVEGVHTVSYYSIDNAGNREAAQSFTVEVDLTSPGITPGQSPEQNAHGWNNSDVAVSFSCVDQTALSGLKDCTAPQNVTTEGKAQKVTGTATDNAGNSITGTATVNLDKTAPTITGAPDRVANTAGWYSDDVTVSFDGTDSLSGIDTVTGPQHLGEGAGQQVDGTATDNAGNSASTSVTGINVDKTAPNLSAAPTTSPNGNGWYNTDVTQTWSADDALSGLADTPADSVLSTEGEGQTASASVSDKAGNTTSATSAPVNIDKTAPSTDVSAPSGWVDSSVDVTLTAHDALSGIDTTHYSVDGGAQQVGTTVTLTAEGTHTISYGSTDLAGNAEIAKTVTVQIDKSAPTISHTLAPAANGNGWNNADVTVTFTCADQPGLSGVKSCTAPQTVSAEGKDQPVPGNATDNAGNTATDPATVSLDKTKPTIAGSRTPAANRSGWTNTDVTAHFDGQDTLSGIDTVTADKTFGEGTNQSIDGTAVDAAGNSAGTTVGGINVDETAPTLTGKPTVAANSNGWYTGDVTIAWTAADDRSGVASAPANSTITGEGSGLKDTATVSDKAGNSTTADSARVNIDRTAPTTGADAPGGWNNSAVTISLHPADGLSGVDATYYAVDKGPAVRGTSLTIDTEGVHTLMYWSVDQAGNTEAPQTATVKIDLTKPTVGHTVTPAPNGKGWNNQPVIVAYQCNDLLSGVTTCSPDAKVSTDGQDQAVPGTAVDNAGNTSTDNAMISIDTVKPTITGTPDRAANSNNWYAGDVTVGFRCDDALSGIASCPAPSTLGEGTAQAVNGTAADTAGNSTDATVGPINIDKTAPTLSSAPTTAPNGAGWYNDDVTVRWTAADALSGLDGAAPADSTIDGEGTGLTAGTSVRDLAGNETSTKSAPVKIDRTAPTTTVSDISDWSNSAVTVQLTASDNLSGVAATHYQLDSQPVGDGTSVTIDSEGAHTLQVWSVDVAGNVEAQKNVTVKIDKTAPGISHAQAPAANTRSWNNSDVTVTFTCTDSGSGLASCTAPVTKGEGAAQNVQGTATDKAGNSATDETTVNVDKTKPTVTGTLSAEANANKWFKADVTATFTCADQDGLSGILSCPAAKTLAEGANQSAGGTATDAADNVSDAFSITGVNVDKTDPTLSGAAAAAPNSNGWYRADVTVKWTAADALSGIDGATPADSTITSEGDALSTSASVSDKAGNTVSTTVTGVKIDRHAPSTNATAPSGWQNSDVSVKLSATDNLSGVASTYYTLDGGAQQTGTTVSITTEGIHNVAYWSVDNAGNTETAGTATVLVDKTAPTITGKATTSPNAAGWYGSAVTIQFDCKDALSGIASCQPDATLAAQGANNATGTAVDNAGNKGTTTVGSINVDTVAPSVTVGGVKDGAVYTVGAVPTATASATDGTSGLAAPATGSRTGGTANGVGTFTYTATATDKAGNAGTATVTYTVVYGYGSTLFLQPVNDTAHQTGLSTSVFNAGQTIPMKFQLKNAAGTVIQAGSAPKWLNPVKGSAMTAAVNEMTYTATETVGGTYTWDGTQYQYNWKTDKTQAGSYWRVGVTLDDGQTYYVNIGLR; encoded by the coding sequence TTGACGGCCCCAGCGGCCACGGCCGCCTCGGTGACCTCCGCCGCGTTCAGCGGCGGGTCGGGTACCTTCACGGCCGCGAACGGGACCGTGTACGCCAAACAGGGCGGCGCCCTCACGCTGACCCTCAGCACGGACGGCAACACCCAATGCGTCGACGTCCTCGACGGCAACGGCAACACCATCGCGACGCAGAGCGCATCCAAGGGCCAGAGCAACTGGACGTTCAGCGGTTCGGCCTACCCGTGGCTAACCGCCGGCACGGGCAGCGGTGTCGTGCAGTACACAACCAAGGCGTGGCGGAACGTGAACGGCCAGGGCAAGTGCGTGGCCAACCAGAACGAGACGTTCGGCGTCCAGTCCGCCGCCTACACGCTCGACAACACCGCCCCCTCCGCCACCGGCGCCCTCAGCCCGGCCCCGAACGGCGCAGGCTGGAACAAGGCCGACGTCACGGTCACGTGGACCGGCGCGGACACCGGCGGCTCCGGCGTCAGGAGCGTCGCCCCGGCCACGGACTCCGTCACCGCCGACGGGATCACGACCAGGACCACGACGGTGACCGACAACGTCGGCAACACGGCGACTGCGGCCCCGGTGACCGTCAAGCTCGACGAGACCGCTCCGACCATCACGGGCTCCCGCACCCCGACCGCGAACGCGAACGGCTGGAACAACACCGACGTCACCGTGTCCTTCGCGCCGAGCGATGCGACCTCGGGTGTCAAGAGATCCAGCGACCCCACCACGCTCGGCACCAGTGCCGCGAACCAGTCGGTCACCGGCGCGGTCACCGACAACGCCGACAACACCGCGAGCACCACGGTGGGCGGCATCAGCATCGACGAGGTCGCCCCGACCCTGTCGGGCAAGCCGACGACCGACCCGAACGCGGCCGGCTGGTACCACGGCGACGTCATCGTCGCGTGGACCGCTGCCGATGCGCTGTCGGGTACCACCAACCCGGCCAACAGCACGATCACCGGTGAGGGCACAGCGCTGACCGCGAGCACCACCGCCTCCGACAAGGCCGGCAACTCGACGAACGCGCAGTCCGCGGCCGTCAAGATCGACCGGACCGCCCCGAACACCACCGTGACTGCGCCGCCGGCTTGGAACAAGAGCGACGTCACGCTGACCCTGGTCCCCAACGATGGGCTCTCGGGAGTGGACAAGACCTATTTCCAGCTCGACGGCGGCGCGCAAACCGCCGGCACCAGCGTGCCGGTGACCGCCGAGGGCAACCACACGCTGACGTTCTGGAGCACGGACGCCGCTGGTAACACCGAGGCCGCGCACACGGTCAGCTTCGGCATCGACAAGACCTCGCCGACCATCGGCCACACCGAGAGCCCGGCTGCCAACGTGGACGGCTGGAACAACGGGGACGTCATCGTGACGTTCACCTGCTCCGACGCACTGTCCGGCGTCGCGAGCTGCACGGGCCCGCAGACGGTGACCACGGAGGGCACGGCCCAGGCCGTCACCGGCACGGTGAAGGACAACGCGGGCAACACCGCGACCGACCCGGCTGCCGTGAGCATCGACAAGACCAAGCCGATCATCACCGTTGACCCCCTGCCGGCGCCGAACGCCAACGGCTGGTACGGCGACGACGTCACAGCTACCTACACTGCGTCCGACGCCCTGTCCGGCATCAAGATCCAGGACAAGGCGCACACTTTCGGCGAGGGCGCGGCTCAGACTGACACCGCGACCGCGACCGACGCCGCCGGCAACAGCGGGTCGGTGACCACCCCGGCGGTGAACGTCGACAAGACCGCCCCGACCATCACGGGCACGGTCCTCGGCACACCGAACGGCAAGGGCTGGTTCACCGGCGATGTCACGATCCACTGGACGTGCGCCGACAACCTGTCCGGTGTCGTCGCGTGCCCCCTCGACACGGTTGTCAAGGGCGAGGGCAGCGACCTGTCCGCCTCCGCCAGCGTCACCGACAGGGCCGGCCACACCACCTCCGTAACGGTCGACGGCATCAAGGTCGACCGCACCGCTCCGACCACCGCGGCTACCGGTGTCCCCGCCGGCTGGGTGAACGCGCCGGTGACCGTCGGCCTGAAGGCCAGCGACAACCTCTCGGACGTCGACAGCACCTACTACGCCGTGGACGGCGCGACCACCGCGACCAAGGGCGACACCGTCTCGGTCGGCGTCGAGGGCGTCCACACCGTCAGCTACTACTCGATCGACAACGCGGGCAACCGGGAGGCAGCGCAAAGCTTCACCGTGGAGGTCGACCTCACCTCGCCGGGCATCACGCCCGGCCAGTCGCCGGAGCAGAACGCGCACGGCTGGAACAACAGCGACGTTGCGGTGAGCTTTTCCTGCGTCGACCAGACCGCGCTGTCAGGGCTGAAGGACTGCACCGCCCCCCAGAACGTCACCACCGAGGGCAAGGCGCAGAAGGTCACCGGCACCGCCACCGACAACGCCGGCAACAGCATCACGGGCACCGCCACCGTGAACCTGGACAAGACCGCACCGACGATCACCGGCGCACCCGACCGGGTGGCCAACACCGCCGGCTGGTACTCCGACGACGTCACCGTTTCCTTCGACGGCACGGACAGCCTGTCCGGTATCGACACGGTGACCGGCCCACAGCACCTCGGCGAGGGCGCCGGCCAGCAGGTCGACGGCACCGCCACCGACAACGCCGGCAACAGCGCCAGCACCTCCGTCACCGGCATCAACGTGGACAAGACCGCACCGAACCTTAGCGCTGCCCCGACCACCAGCCCGAACGGGAACGGCTGGTACAACACCGACGTCACCCAGACCTGGTCCGCTGACGACGCGCTCTCGGGCCTCGCGGACACGCCGGCCGACTCGGTTCTGTCCACCGAAGGTGAGGGCCAGACGGCCTCCGCCTCGGTCAGCGACAAGGCCGGCAACACCACCAGCGCCACCAGCGCACCGGTCAACATCGACAAGACAGCGCCCAGCACTGACGTCTCCGCACCGAGCGGCTGGGTCGACAGCAGCGTCGACGTCACCCTGACTGCCCACGACGCGCTGTCCGGCATCGACACGACGCACTACAGCGTCGACGGGGGAGCGCAGCAGGTCGGCACCACGGTCACGCTGACCGCCGAGGGGACACACACCATCTCCTACGGCAGCACCGACCTCGCGGGCAACGCCGAGATCGCCAAGACCGTCACGGTCCAGATCGACAAGTCGGCACCGACCATCAGCCACACGCTCGCCCCGGCGGCCAACGGCAATGGTTGGAACAACGCCGACGTCACGGTTACCTTCACCTGCGCCGACCAACCCGGTCTGTCCGGTGTGAAGAGCTGCACCGCACCGCAGACGGTCAGTGCCGAGGGCAAGGACCAGCCGGTCCCCGGCAACGCGACGGACAACGCCGGCAACACCGCGACCGACCCGGCCACGGTGAGCCTGGACAAGACCAAGCCGACCATCGCCGGCAGCCGCACCCCGGCCGCCAACAGGTCCGGCTGGACCAACACCGACGTCACCGCCCACTTCGACGGCCAGGACACGCTGTCCGGGATCGACACGGTCACCGCTGACAAGACCTTCGGTGAGGGCACGAACCAGTCGATCGATGGCACCGCGGTCGACGCGGCCGGCAACTCGGCCGGCACCACCGTCGGTGGCATCAACGTCGACGAGACCGCGCCGACGCTGACCGGCAAGCCCACTGTCGCCGCGAACAGCAACGGCTGGTACACCGGTGACGTCACCATTGCCTGGACGGCCGCCGACGACCGCTCCGGCGTCGCCTCCGCTCCCGCCAACAGCACCATCACCGGTGAGGGCTCCGGCTTGAAGGACACGGCGACGGTGAGCGACAAGGCCGGTAACAGCACCACCGCCGACAGTGCCCGGGTGAACATCGACCGCACCGCCCCGACCACCGGCGCCGACGCGCCGGGCGGCTGGAACAACAGCGCGGTCACGATCAGCCTGCACCCGGCCGACGGCCTGTCGGGGGTCGACGCGACCTACTACGCGGTCGACAAGGGTCCCGCTGTCCGGGGCACCTCGCTGACGATCGACACGGAAGGTGTCCACACCCTGATGTACTGGAGCGTCGACCAGGCCGGCAACACCGAGGCCCCGCAGACGGCCACCGTCAAGATCGACCTCACCAAGCCGACCGTCGGCCACACGGTCACCCCGGCCCCCAACGGCAAGGGCTGGAACAACCAGCCGGTCATCGTCGCCTACCAGTGCAACGATTTGCTCTCCGGCGTCACGACCTGCTCCCCAGACGCCAAGGTCAGCACCGACGGGCAGGATCAGGCTGTCCCCGGGACCGCCGTCGACAACGCAGGCAACACGTCCACGGACAACGCCATGATCAGCATCGACACCGTTAAGCCGACCATCACCGGGACGCCCGACCGGGCGGCCAACAGCAACAACTGGTACGCCGGCGACGTCACGGTCGGCTTCCGCTGTGACGACGCGCTGTCCGGAATCGCCAGCTGCCCGGCCCCCTCCACACTCGGCGAGGGCACGGCGCAAGCGGTCAACGGCACCGCGGCCGACACCGCCGGCAACAGCACGGATGCCACGGTCGGCCCGATCAACATCGACAAGACCGCTCCGACGCTGAGCAGCGCCCCCACCACCGCCCCGAACGGGGCCGGGTGGTACAACGACGACGTCACCGTCAGGTGGACCGCCGCTGACGCCCTCTCGGGCCTTGACGGCGCGGCGCCGGCAGACAGCACCATCGACGGCGAGGGCACCGGCCTCACAGCCGGCACCTCGGTCCGTGACCTGGCCGGCAACGAGACCTCCACGAAGAGCGCCCCGGTCAAGATCGACCGGACCGCCCCGACCACGACGGTCTCCGACATCTCCGACTGGAGCAATAGCGCTGTCACCGTGCAGCTCACCGCCAGCGACAACCTCTCCGGCGTCGCGGCCACGCACTACCAGCTCGACAGCCAGCCGGTCGGGGACGGCACCAGCGTCACCATCGACAGCGAGGGCGCCCACACCCTCCAGGTGTGGAGCGTGGACGTCGCGGGCAACGTCGAGGCCCAGAAGAACGTCACCGTCAAGATCGACAAGACCGCTCCCGGCATCAGTCACGCCCAGGCGCCGGCCGCGAACACCCGGAGCTGGAACAACAGTGACGTCACGGTCACCTTCACCTGCACCGATAGCGGTTCCGGCCTTGCAAGCTGCACGGCCCCCGTCACCAAGGGCGAGGGCGCCGCGCAGAATGTCCAGGGCACCGCGACGGACAAGGCCGGCAACTCGGCCACCGATGAGACAACAGTGAATGTCGACAAGACCAAACCCACGGTCACCGGCACCTTGTCGGCCGAGGCAAACGCCAACAAGTGGTTCAAAGCGGACGTCACCGCGACGTTCACCTGCGCCGACCAGGACGGACTCTCCGGAATCCTGTCCTGTCCCGCCGCCAAGACCCTCGCGGAGGGCGCGAACCAGAGCGCCGGCGGCACCGCCACCGACGCGGCTGACAACGTCAGCGACGCCTTCAGCATCACGGGCGTCAACGTCGACAAGACCGACCCGACCCTCAGCGGCGCCGCCGCAGCGGCCCCGAACAGCAACGGCTGGTACCGCGCCGACGTCACCGTCAAGTGGACCGCCGCTGACGCTCTCTCCGGCATCGATGGAGCCACCCCGGCCGACAGTACGATCACCAGCGAGGGCGACGCCCTGTCGACCAGCGCCTCGGTGAGCGACAAGGCCGGCAACACGGTCAGCACGACCGTCACGGGCGTCAAGATCGACCGGCACGCCCCGAGCACCAACGCCACCGCCCCCAGCGGCTGGCAGAACAGCGACGTCTCCGTGAAGCTCAGCGCCACCGACAACCTGTCGGGCGTGGCGAGCACGTACTACACGCTCGATGGCGGAGCGCAGCAGACCGGCACGACGGTCAGCATCACCACCGAGGGCATCCACAACGTCGCCTACTGGAGCGTCGACAACGCCGGGAACACCGAGACTGCCGGCACAGCCACCGTCCTGGTGGACAAGACGGCGCCGACCATCACCGGCAAGGCCACCACCAGCCCCAACGCTGCCGGCTGGTACGGCAGCGCGGTGACGATCCAGTTCGACTGCAAGGACGCGCTCAGCGGGATCGCCAGCTGTCAGCCGGACGCGACACTCGCCGCCCAGGGCGCCAACAACGCGACGGGCACCGCAGTCGACAACGCCGGCAACAAGGGCACCACCACCGTCGGCAGCATCAACGTCGACACGGTCGCCCCGAGCGTGACCGTCGGCGGGGTCAAGGACGGCGCCGTCTACACCGTCGGAGCGGTCCCGACCGCGACGGCGAGCGCCACCGACGGGACCAGCGGCCTGGCCGCCCCCGCCACCGGCAGCCGGACCGGCGGCACCGCGAACGGCGTCGGCACCTTCACCTACACCGCGACGGCGACCGACAAGGCCGGCAATGCGGGCACGGCCACAGTCACCTACACGGTTGTCTATGGCTACGGGAGCACCCTGTTCCTGCAGCCGGTCAACGACACCGCCCACCAGACCGGCCTGTCAACAAGCGTCTTCAACGCCGGCCAGACCATCCCGATGAAGTTCCAGCTGAAGAACGCCGCCGGCACGGTCATCCAGGCCGGCAGCGCGCCGAAGTGGCTCAACCCAGTCAAGGGCAGCGCCATGACCGCGGCGGTCAACGAGATGACGTACACCGCTACCGAGACCGTGGGCGGCACCTACACCTGGGACGGCACGCAGTACCAATACAACTGGAAGACCGACAAGACTCAGGCCGGCAGCTACTGGCGCGTCGGCGTCACCCTGGACGACGGACAGACCTACTACGTCAACATCGGCCTCCGGTAA
- a CDS encoding SsgA family sporulation/cell division regulator: MATQPTAIRHHSVIARTGMTLIAEAGDIEVDAELSFHSRDPFAIRVLFSVASAPAVEWVFSRDLLIDGLSVPAGAGDVQIFPCHAGIVFELSSPSGRARLLADPEVLTTFVQDTLGAVPRGAESRYFDLDLEIALLADLQLPGTPQS; encoded by the coding sequence ATGGCAACCCAGCCGACCGCCATCCGCCACCACTCGGTGATCGCCAGGACTGGCATGACACTGATCGCCGAGGCGGGCGACATCGAGGTCGACGCGGAACTGAGCTTCCACAGCCGCGACCCGTTCGCGATCCGCGTCCTCTTCTCGGTGGCGTCGGCTCCGGCCGTCGAGTGGGTCTTCTCCCGCGATCTGCTGATCGACGGGCTCAGCGTTCCGGCCGGGGCCGGCGACGTCCAAATATTCCCGTGCCACGCCGGCATCGTCTTCGAGCTCAGCTCCCCCAGTGGCCGCGCCCGCCTCCTGGCCGACCCCGAGGTGTTGACCACATTCGTGCAGGACACCCTGGGCGCCGTCCCGCGGGGTGCCGAGTCCAGGTACTTCGACCTCGACCTCGAGATCGCCCTGCTGGCCGACCTGCAACTTCCCGGGACGCCGCAAAGCTGA
- a CDS encoding YccF domain-containing protein, which translates to MRLLLNIIWLVLCGFWMWLAYIVAGLVMCLFIVTIPFGLASFRIASFALWPFGRTAVNRPGAGAPSFVGNVIWFFLAGIWLALGHVITGLLLMITIVGIPLALANFKLIPVSLAPLGKEIVPV; encoded by the coding sequence ATGCGCTTGCTCCTGAACATCATCTGGCTGGTCCTGTGCGGCTTCTGGATGTGGCTGGCCTACATCGTGGCCGGCCTGGTCATGTGCCTGTTCATCGTCACCATTCCGTTCGGTCTCGCCTCCTTCCGGATTGCCAGCTTCGCGCTGTGGCCGTTCGGGCGGACCGCGGTCAACCGGCCCGGCGCCGGCGCCCCGTCGTTCGTCGGCAACGTCATCTGGTTCTTCCTCGCCGGCATCTGGCTGGCCCTCGGGCACGTCATCACGGGGCTGCTACTCATGATCACCATCGTCGGAATCCCCTTGGCCCTGGCCAATTTCAAGCTCATCCCCGTGTCGCTGGCGCCGCTGGGCAAGGAAATCGTTCCAGTCTGA